The region TTATGATATTATGAATAATAAAGGAAAATTTATGCACGATCTCCTTCTCTCCTCCGTAGCGCTCTTGTCGTTTGCCGGAGTGCTTGGCGCCAAAAGCGATCTATCTAATATAACTATCCACCAATTGGAAAACCATATTACGCAACAAGAGGCCGCGGTAGCGGGCGTAATTGACGGCGCGCAAAAGCTCATTCGCTGGTACGATGCGCCCAATACCCCCACCGACACTGTGATTCTCTACTTTCATGGCTACTCTGCTAGCCGTCAAGAGATCGATCCTGTGCCAAAGCTCCTCGCCGACGCGCTAGGCGCGAACATCTTTTATACTCGCTTTAAGGGACACGGCATTACTGGCGGTGGCGTCGCCTTTAAGGGAGTTACCTTTGAAGACTGGATCGCAGATGCCGAAGAGGCCATGCAGATCGCGCGTATTTTAGGGAAAAAAGTGATCATTATCGCCCACTCCAATGGCGCGGTGATGGCGATGCACCTGATGCAACAATATCCACAAGAGATCGTCGCAGGACTCTTTGTAGCGCCGAACTTTCGTCCTACCAATCGCGCCTCCACGTTACTCACCAATAAGTGGGGATACAAACTCGCCACCTTACTCTACAAAGATTCGCTCTATGGATCAGTAGATGGAGATAAATTCACCGCACCCGAAGGGTTATTCCCCCATGTTTGGAGCAACACCCAGCATCTCCATGCCACACAAGCGCTAGCCATTGGGGTAAAGCGTCTGCAAGCCTATCCCGTAGAACGCATGCGCGTGCCTCTCTTTGTGATTGCCTCCGACCATGACAAGGTCGTAGAGACTAGCTACACCAAAAAGATCTTTATGCGCTATGGGGTGGAGAATCAAACTGCCAAAGAGTTACGTATCGAAAACCACACGAACACCCAAGGCGAACATACCATCACCGGTGACATGAAAGCACCCCACACCTCTAAGCCCTTTGCCCAAGCGATGCTTGCGTTTATCCACGCACAGCAACCTTAATTATCAATGCAAAAAAAGAGTACTAACCAATATGGTGTAAACGATAAAGCTCCATAAAGTTTGTCTTCACTTGCTGGGTGAGCGCCTCTAAGGGCGTTTTGGTGAGGACGCTCGCCTGTTGGTACACATGCACCATGTTATGCGGATGATTGGTCTTACCACGATGCGGAACTGGGCTCAAATAAGGGGAGTCCGTCTCTAATAAAATACGATTGGCAGGCGTGTAGCTCAACGCATCTTGGATGTCGGAGGCATTTTTAAAGGTAATCAGCCCCGAAAAACTCAAGTAAGCTCCCATATCTAGCCAACGCTTGGCCTCGGTGCGACCACCCGTAAAACAGTGTACCACCACGCGGGGTACGCCAATACGCTTCACCATCGCGTAGGCCTCATCAAAGGCATCACGAATATGCAGCATCGCTGGTAAATCATACTGATCTGCCAAACTCAATTGTGCCTCAAATGCCACCTGCTGCTTGCGCTTATCGTGTTCTATTCGACTATAATCTAAGCCGATCTCGCCAATGCCGATCACCTTAGGATCATCTAATACGCCCATCATCTCCTCAAAATTGAAAGGATGATCGACATCGAGCGGGTGCATGCCGATGACGAGGTAGGCGCGCGTATAAGCCGACAAAAGTGCCAAACGATCGGCGATACTCAATTGAATATCACCTGCATCGATAATGGCAAATAATCCCTCGTCAAACGCACGCGTCAACCACTCCATCGCCTGTGGCTCTGCGCCCAACGTCTGCGACATATGGCAGTGATGATCAATCATATCCTTTAACAACATCAGCCTCTCCTCTCTTCTCATTATAACACGACTTGCCCTTTATTCATAACAAATTCTTGCCAAATTGTCAATCACAAACATTATCTCTTGACAAATCGCGTAAGCCTCGCTACACTAGATATATGGCAACACTAGAAAATATCGATTGTGCACAGACATTGTTAGGATCGCCAGCCATTCTCTGGCCGTTGATTTCACATCAAGAGAATTGGGCGCTGTGGTTTGCACAAACCAGTAGCGATCTCGTTGTGGGCAAACCTTTCGATCTCACCATCACCTACTTTCCCACCGAAGAGACAAATATCTGGCAAGCCGAAATACGTCATATTAAAGAGCAGGTTGCTCTCGAATTTACCTTGAATCAGCCAGATCTTGCGCTACAGACATCGGTGAAATTCTTTATTCGCCAAAATAATGACACCATCTTCCTCACTGTCCAACAGAGTGGTTTTCAGTATGAAGGATTTCTGCACGCTCTAAAGATCCGTAAAGAGCGCAAGCGTCTGCTCAAATTTTGGCAAAAAGCGCTCCTTAAACTACAATATCAAGTGGAGCGTCGCTTAGGCAACTAAGCCCTTGACAAACTCCCACATTCTATCTATTATAAAAGCTATGTTTAAGCGAAAAAAATCTGACCTTACCCTCGCCGACTTTGCCGACGTTCATGTAACCCTCAAGCCCTTCTTGGGTATCCCCCCACGCCTCTACCTCAAGGTCATTTATGCCATCATCCTCCTGTTGATCCTCTTTTTCCTTTGCCTCTACCCTGGGCTTACCCAATACGGTAGTCAGGTTACCCTCACCTCCGCACCCCATCGTGCCAGTGTCTATATTAATGATAAGCGCGTTGGCTCTACCCCCATGACGCTCTTTGTCCCCGCCGGAGAGTACACCATTCGCTACAAGAAACCGCATTTTTCCGATCATGAAGAGGTTGTTACCGTCAAGGGAAGACGCCTCTTTAGCCGATTTTTTCCTAAAAAAGTTACCCTCAATCCGCAACTCAACCTCATCGATCTGCCAGCACTACTAGAAACATCCTACAAAGAAGCATCCTTTGCCTACAGCGCAAGCTATAATCCAACATTCCCACGTGAACCCTTTCTCCTTCACGCCCTAGACGACATACTGCATAGCGATATTGATCTAAACCAGAGCAACATCCTGCGTTGGGCAGCCGACAGTTGGTTTATCGTCAGCGATCAAGCCTCCTTAGAGGAGGTTATCACCCTCTGGAGCACCCTTGCCGACAAAGGGTTAGCTGTTGACCCAAACCTTATGACGGGCATTCAATTTGATACGAAATCGCCTAAATTAGAAGATATTATTGCCTTCCAAAAAGAACGATCGCAAGAACCCATTGAGCGCAATGATTCGCCTAGAAATGATCTCTCTATCCTCAATCTCACCTTTACCTATGCACCTGCGACGCACCTACTTATGGGTAATCCAGCAAGTGATAATCCGAAAGAATTTGCTAGCTATGTCAATCTTTCTGGCTTTTATTACACAGAAGAACTCATTACACAGCAAGATTTTAATCGTATTCTTGCCAATATCCCCAATCCCGACGATCAAGCAGAGATTGGCTTTAATCGCTTCGATGCAACCTTTGCAGAAGAACCAGTCAGCTACGTCTCAGTGGCAGGCGCACGTCGCTTTATCGAGCTGATTAATCGAGAACTCTCTCGTCGCAACCTCCCTTGGCGCGCGCGTCTACCCTATGAAAGTGAGTGGGAGTATCTCATCCAAAATCAAGCCATCGAAACCCAGTACTACGAGTGGATGGAAGAGCCTTATTACCCCCTCAAGAATCTCTTCTTTGCCACGCGCCCCACGGCACAGAGCGTCTTTATCCCCTTTTTACAGAGTGTACGCGGATTTGAACCCGACCATCCACGCATGATTCCTAGCCATAGCTATACGCGCGGTGCGCAAAATCCATACTGGCAGAGTCCGTATGTCTCCTTTCGTGTGGTTT is a window of Entomospira culicis DNA encoding:
- a CDS encoding alpha/beta hydrolase: MNNKGKFMHDLLLSSVALLSFAGVLGAKSDLSNITIHQLENHITQQEAAVAGVIDGAQKLIRWYDAPNTPTDTVILYFHGYSASRQEIDPVPKLLADALGANIFYTRFKGHGITGGGVAFKGVTFEDWIADAEEAMQIARILGKKVIIIAHSNGAVMAMHLMQQYPQEIVAGLFVAPNFRPTNRASTLLTNKWGYKLATLLYKDSLYGSVDGDKFTAPEGLFPHVWSNTQHLHATQALAIGVKRLQAYPVERMRVPLFVIASDHDKVVETSYTKKIFMRYGVENQTAKELRIENHTNTQGEHTITGDMKAPHTSKPFAQAMLAFIHAQQP
- a CDS encoding TatD family hydrolase, with product MLLKDMIDHHCHMSQTLGAEPQAMEWLTRAFDEGLFAIIDAGDIQLSIADRLALLSAYTRAYLVIGMHPLDVDHPFNFEEMMGVLDDPKVIGIGEIGLDYSRIEHDKRKQQVAFEAQLSLADQYDLPAMLHIRDAFDEAYAMVKRIGVPRVVVHCFTGGRTEAKRWLDMGAYLSFSGLITFKNASDIQDALSYTPANRILLETDSPYLSPVPHRGKTNHPHNMVHVYQQASVLTKTPLEALTQQVKTNFMELYRLHHIG
- a CDS encoding PEGA domain-containing protein codes for the protein MFKRKKSDLTLADFADVHVTLKPFLGIPPRLYLKVIYAIILLLILFFLCLYPGLTQYGSQVTLTSAPHRASVYINDKRVGSTPMTLFVPAGEYTIRYKKPHFSDHEEVVTVKGRRLFSRFFPKKVTLNPQLNLIDLPALLETSYKEASFAYSASYNPTFPREPFLLHALDDILHSDIDLNQSNILRWAADSWFIVSDQASLEEVITLWSTLADKGLAVDPNLMTGIQFDTKSPKLEDIIAFQKERSQEPIERNDSPRNDLSILNLTFTYAPATHLLMGNPASDNPKEFASYVNLSGFYYTEELITQQDFNRILANIPNPDDQAEIGFNRFDATFAEEPVSYVSVAGARRFIELINRELSRRNLPWRARLPYESEWEYLIQNQAIETQYYEWMEEPYYPLKNLFFATRPTAQSVFIPFLQSVRGFEPDHPRMIPSHSYTRGAQNPYWQSPYVSFRVVLEEN